A genomic segment from Micromonospora echinaurantiaca encodes:
- a CDS encoding nucleotidyltransferase family protein, with the protein MSEPAGPEVCAVVLAAGEGTRLRPLTERLPKALCPVGNVALLDRALARLAGLGLTGPDRVAVNACYLGEQVVAHVGDRAHHSVEPGDPLGTAGGVGNLRDWIAGRGVLVGNADAYLHDPAAAPGPDIAALLHGWDGESVRLLGQPAADPAAPGTFDGHAFTGFSLLPWRLVRDLPAEFGDLVRAVWRPAEAAGALTVVPYAGTFFDTGTPADYLAANLHAAGTSSLVDPTATVTGRCRRSVIGADATVLGDVDRVVVWPGARVAADEHLRNAIRADTHLTVPAAPGP; encoded by the coding sequence GTGAGCGAGCCGGCCGGGCCCGAGGTCTGCGCGGTGGTGCTCGCCGCCGGCGAGGGCACCCGGCTGCGGCCGCTGACCGAACGGCTGCCCAAGGCGCTCTGCCCGGTGGGCAACGTCGCGCTGCTCGACCGCGCGCTGGCCCGGCTGGCCGGGCTCGGCCTGACCGGCCCGGACCGGGTCGCGGTCAACGCCTGCTACCTCGGCGAGCAGGTGGTCGCGCACGTGGGCGACCGGGCGCACCACTCGGTCGAGCCGGGCGATCCGCTGGGCACCGCCGGCGGCGTGGGCAACCTGCGGGACTGGATCGCCGGGCGCGGGGTGCTGGTCGGCAACGCCGACGCCTACCTGCACGACCCGGCCGCCGCCCCGGGGCCGGACATCGCCGCGCTGCTGCACGGCTGGGACGGCGAGAGCGTACGCCTGCTCGGTCAGCCCGCCGCGGACCCGGCGGCGCCCGGGACGTTCGACGGCCACGCGTTCACCGGGTTCTCGCTGCTGCCGTGGCGGCTGGTGCGGGACCTGCCGGCCGAGTTCGGCGACCTCGTCCGGGCGGTCTGGCGGCCGGCGGAGGCGGCCGGGGCACTCACCGTCGTGCCGTACGCCGGCACCTTCTTCGACACCGGCACCCCGGCGGACTACCTCGCGGCCAACCTGCACGCCGCCGGGACCAGCAGCCTGGTCGACCCGACGGCCACGGTGACCGGCCGGTGCCGCCGGTCGGTGATCGGCGCCGACGCGACCGTGCTCGGCGACGTCGACCGGGTCGTGGTCTGGCCGGGCGCCCGGGTCGCCGCCGACGAACACCTCCGCAACGCCATCCGCGCCGACACCCACCTCACCGTCCCCGCAGCACCGGGCCCGTGA
- the qcrC gene encoding cytochrome bc1 complex diheme cytochrome c subunit, with amino-acid sequence MTSDNDRRRGLLARLRGRPVARSRGRRRLGAAVRLFAALMLAGGAYTVFAPGVQAQDNPPLTGAAAEGKALFDVSCVTCHGRNAQGVEGRGPSLIGVGAASVEFQVGTGRMPMARQEAQAQRKPELFTDEQTRQLAQYIQELGGGPVVPEGANLHSDANIAAGGELFRINCSQCHAFGGGGGALSSGKYAPSLRPATDRQIYAAMLSGPQNMPVFGDNQITPEQKADIIAYIQETLKHDQDPGGFNLGRYGPSTEGLAIFLVGIVALVFTSLWIAGKS; translated from the coding sequence ATGACTTCTGACAACGACCGCCGACGCGGTCTGCTCGCGCGACTGCGCGGGCGGCCCGTAGCGCGCAGCAGGGGCCGCCGCCGGCTGGGTGCCGCGGTCCGGCTGTTCGCCGCGCTGATGTTGGCCGGCGGCGCCTACACCGTCTTCGCCCCCGGCGTGCAGGCGCAGGACAACCCGCCGCTGACCGGCGCCGCCGCGGAGGGCAAGGCGCTGTTCGACGTGAGCTGTGTGACCTGCCACGGTCGCAACGCGCAGGGTGTCGAGGGGCGCGGGCCGAGCCTGATCGGCGTCGGCGCGGCCTCGGTCGAGTTCCAGGTCGGCACCGGCCGCATGCCGATGGCCCGGCAGGAGGCCCAGGCGCAGCGCAAGCCGGAGCTCTTCACCGACGAGCAGACCCGCCAGCTGGCCCAGTACATCCAGGAGCTCGGCGGCGGCCCGGTCGTGCCCGAGGGCGCGAACCTGCACTCCGACGCCAACATCGCCGCCGGTGGCGAGCTGTTCCGGATCAACTGCTCGCAGTGCCACGCCTTCGGCGGTGGCGGCGGCGCCCTCTCCTCCGGCAAGTACGCGCCGAGCCTGCGCCCGGCCACCGACCGGCAGATCTACGCCGCCATGCTGAGCGGCCCGCAGAACATGCCGGTGTTCGGGGACAACCAGATCACCCCGGAGCAGAAGGCGGACATCATCGCCTACATCCAGGAGACGCTGAAGCACGACCAGGACCCGGGTGGCTTCAACCTCGGCCGGTACGGCCCCTCGACCGAGGGCCTGGCGATCTTCCTGGTGGGCATCGTCGCGCTGGTCTTCACGAGCCTGTGGATTGCGGGCAAGTCGTGA
- the qcrB gene encoding cytochrome bc1 complex cytochrome b subunit: protein MKRRKFDMAAVPGKTAAGLDDRFQAATPLRRLLNKVFPDHWSFLLGEIALFSFIVLLLTGVFLTFFFEPAMTEVVYNGSYAPLRGTPMSAAYASSLDISFDVRGGLIMRQMHHWSALLFMAAIVVHMLRVFFTGAFRKPRETNWIIGSLLFWVGFLAGFTGYSLPDDGLSGTGLRIASAIMLSIPVIGSWVTSSIFGGEFPGTIIISRFFIAHVLLIPGLLVALISVHLGLVFKQKHTQWPGPGRTNGNVVGERMFPRYALKQGGFFMVVFGVIALMGGLFQINPIWLFGPYEAWVVSAASQPDWYVMFLDGSTRLMPAWEINIPIGDGYVIPPLFWPTVVLPGILVGLSTLYPFLEARHLKDYRSHNLLQRPRDVPARTAVGAMAVSFYVVLTLSGANDVIADKFQISLNAMTWAGRIGLLVLPPLAYYVTYRLCLGLQQHDREVLAHGVETGIIRRLPDGRFVEVHQPLSAADGHDGHGELEYAGWVVPKKMNRLGALGPAIRGFFYPIEKPAEAPVSPGHPPVEARPEREEIGSGERRS from the coding sequence GTGAAGCGGCGAAAGTTTGACATGGCGGCGGTGCCGGGCAAGACCGCCGCGGGACTGGACGACCGGTTCCAGGCGGCCACCCCGCTGCGCCGGCTGCTGAACAAGGTCTTCCCGGACCACTGGTCCTTCCTGCTCGGCGAGATCGCGCTCTTCTCGTTCATCGTCCTGCTGCTCACCGGGGTCTTCCTGACCTTCTTCTTCGAGCCGGCGATGACCGAGGTGGTCTACAACGGCAGCTACGCCCCGCTGCGGGGCACGCCGATGTCGGCCGCGTACGCCTCCAGCCTGGACATCTCGTTCGACGTCCGGGGCGGCCTGATCATGCGGCAGATGCACCACTGGTCGGCGCTGCTGTTCATGGCGGCGATCGTGGTGCACATGCTCCGGGTCTTCTTCACCGGCGCGTTCCGCAAGCCGCGTGAGACGAACTGGATCATCGGCTCGCTGCTCTTCTGGGTCGGCTTCCTGGCCGGCTTCACCGGCTACTCGCTGCCGGACGACGGCCTCTCCGGCACCGGTCTGCGGATCGCCTCGGCGATCATGCTCTCCATCCCGGTGATCGGCTCCTGGGTCACCTCGTCGATCTTCGGCGGGGAGTTCCCCGGCACGATCATCATCAGCCGGTTCTTCATCGCCCATGTGCTGCTCATCCCGGGTCTGCTGGTCGCGCTGATCAGCGTCCACCTGGGTCTGGTGTTCAAGCAGAAGCACACCCAGTGGCCCGGCCCGGGCCGGACCAACGGCAACGTGGTCGGCGAGCGGATGTTCCCGCGCTACGCGCTCAAGCAGGGCGGCTTCTTCATGGTCGTCTTCGGCGTGATCGCGCTGATGGGTGGCCTGTTCCAGATCAACCCGATCTGGCTGTTCGGCCCGTACGAGGCGTGGGTGGTCTCGGCGGCCAGCCAGCCCGACTGGTACGTGATGTTCCTCGACGGCTCGACCCGACTGATGCCGGCGTGGGAGATCAACATCCCGATCGGTGACGGGTACGTGATCCCGCCGCTGTTCTGGCCGACGGTCGTGCTACCGGGCATCCTGGTGGGCCTCTCCACGCTCTACCCGTTCCTGGAGGCGCGGCACCTCAAGGACTACCGGAGCCACAACCTGCTCCAGCGGCCCCGGGACGTGCCGGCCCGCACCGCGGTGGGCGCCATGGCGGTGTCCTTCTACGTCGTGCTCACCCTCTCCGGTGCCAACGACGTGATCGCTGACAAGTTCCAGATCAGCCTGAACGCGATGACCTGGGCGGGCCGGATCGGTCTGCTGGTGCTGCCGCCGCTGGCCTACTACGTCACCTACCGGCTCTGCCTCGGTCTGCAGCAGCACGACCGCGAGGTGCTCGCCCACGGTGTCGAGACCGGCATCATCCGGCGGCTGCCGGACGGCCGGTTCGTCGAGGTGCACCAGCCGCTCAGCGCGGCGGACGGCCACGACGGTCACGGCGAGCTGGAGTACGCCGGCTGGGTGGTGCCGAAGAAGATGAACCGGCTCGGCGCACTCGGCCCGGCCATCCGGGGCTTCTTCTACCCGATCGAGAAGCCGGCCGAGGCGCCGGTCTCACCGGGGCACCCGCCGGTCGAGGCCCGACCGGAGCGGGAGGAGATCGGCAGCGGCGAGCGCCGCAGTTGA
- a CDS encoding DUF4142 domain-containing protein, with protein sequence MLGIKRLGLLAVLVLVGLAPAAAAQAAAQPSEQDRQYLQAIHRVNLFEITTGDLAQQKAQNQAVKDLGAMFKTDHTQLDQTVQQTASQLNVELPDDVGEEQEAVIEQLNDASGEEFDRLWVTKQLAGHVQAIQATQTEISQGSEQAVVQLAQNALPTLQAHYDALVQLAQQLGVPVPQATVTGTPGPGAPPAPGGTETPAPGGTPESPGTETPSPDQS encoded by the coding sequence ATGTTGGGTATCAAACGCCTCGGCCTGCTGGCCGTGCTGGTGCTGGTGGGGCTGGCACCGGCCGCGGCGGCACAGGCGGCGGCGCAGCCGTCGGAGCAGGACCGCCAGTATCTGCAGGCGATCCACCGGGTCAACCTGTTCGAGATCACCACGGGGGACCTGGCCCAACAGAAGGCGCAGAACCAGGCGGTCAAGGACCTGGGCGCGATGTTCAAGACGGACCACACCCAGCTGGACCAGACCGTGCAGCAGACCGCGTCCCAGCTGAACGTGGAACTGCCGGACGATGTCGGCGAGGAGCAGGAAGCCGTCATCGAACAGCTGAACGACGCCAGCGGCGAGGAGTTCGACCGGCTCTGGGTGACCAAGCAGCTGGCCGGACACGTCCAGGCCATCCAGGCCACCCAGACGGAGATCTCGCAGGGTTCCGAGCAGGCGGTGGTCCAGCTGGCGCAGAACGCGCTGCCGACGCTGCAGGCGCACTACGACGCGCTGGTGCAGCTGGCTCAGCAGCTCGGTGTCCCGGTTCCGCAGGCGACCGTGACCGGTACGCCGGGCCCGGGCGCCCCGCCGGCGCCGGGTGGCACCGAAACCCCGGCTCCGGGCGGCACGCCCGAGTCGCCGGGCACGGAGACGCCGAGTCCGGACCAGAGCTGA
- a CDS encoding RelA/SpoT family protein, with protein sequence MDVDAGHGAALGGALPTQPGELPLARRLRSLLTWPTTESDPVASLVRAHRAIHAGTDPAVLRRAYTIAENMHRGQFRKSGEPYITHPLAVAQICAELGMDTITLVAALLHDTVEDTRYTLQALAEDFGREVAHLVDGVTKFDKAFYGKAAEAETIRKMIIAAGKDVRVLIIKLADRLHNMRTLGVRSAASRERIARATQEVLVPLCDRLGIQTLKRELDDVVLLHLKPEEHDRISRHVRERPGWDTYLEQVVARARAALRRNRVDAEVTPRPRHLYSIWKDTVAGGHDSPYDLPRIAVVVDGPATDCYAALGAIHGVWRPVPGRFKDFIASPKNNLYRSLHTSVCGPENRTVEVLIRTEEMHRKAEYGIAADFRFPRSGGGAAAARAEQLDWLRRVLNWEQDAADPAQFLQSLRCDLAETQIQVVAEGRQVVLPAGATPVDLAYELGSERGDHCLAARINGRLAPLSSQLAEGDVVEIFTETDAEGGDAAPRGPRREWLGFVKSPHAQMQINRWFAEHTEPGITISDKVRLGRATIGLALRQHNRGLASDLPLLRLSEELGYPDLETMLVAVFDRVIEPDAVVRQLIDLVDHRQ encoded by the coding sequence GTGGACGTCGACGCCGGACACGGCGCCGCCCTGGGGGGCGCGCTTCCAACCCAGCCGGGCGAGCTGCCCCTGGCCCGGCGGCTGCGGTCGCTGCTGACCTGGCCCACCACCGAGTCCGACCCGGTCGCAAGCCTGGTCCGTGCCCACCGCGCCATCCACGCCGGCACCGACCCCGCGGTGCTGCGCCGGGCCTACACCATCGCCGAGAACATGCACCGGGGGCAGTTCCGCAAGAGCGGCGAGCCCTACATCACCCATCCGCTCGCCGTCGCGCAGATCTGCGCAGAGCTCGGCATGGACACCATCACCCTGGTCGCGGCCCTGCTGCACGACACCGTGGAGGACACCCGCTACACCCTCCAGGCGCTCGCCGAGGACTTCGGCCGGGAGGTGGCCCACCTCGTCGACGGGGTGACCAAGTTCGACAAGGCGTTCTACGGCAAGGCCGCCGAGGCCGAGACGATCCGCAAGATGATCATCGCGGCCGGCAAGGACGTCCGGGTGCTGATCATCAAACTGGCCGACCGGCTGCACAACATGCGCACCCTCGGCGTACGCTCGGCCGCCTCCCGGGAGCGGATCGCCCGGGCCACCCAGGAGGTGCTCGTCCCGCTCTGCGACCGGCTCGGCATCCAGACCTTGAAACGCGAGCTGGACGACGTGGTGCTGCTGCACCTCAAGCCCGAGGAGCACGACCGCATCTCCCGGCACGTTCGGGAGCGTCCCGGCTGGGACACCTACCTCGAACAGGTGGTCGCCCGGGCCCGCGCGGCGCTGCGCCGCAACCGGGTCGACGCGGAGGTGACCCCGCGCCCCCGGCACCTCTACTCGATCTGGAAGGACACCGTGGCCGGCGGCCACGACAGCCCGTACGACCTGCCTCGGATCGCGGTGGTGGTGGACGGCCCGGCCACCGACTGTTACGCGGCGCTGGGCGCCATCCACGGCGTCTGGCGGCCCGTGCCGGGCCGGTTCAAGGACTTCATCGCCTCGCCGAAGAACAACCTCTACCGCTCGCTGCACACCAGCGTCTGCGGCCCGGAGAACCGCACGGTGGAGGTGCTGATCCGCACCGAGGAGATGCACCGCAAGGCCGAGTACGGCATCGCCGCCGACTTCCGCTTCCCCCGGTCCGGTGGCGGCGCGGCGGCGGCCAGGGCCGAACAGCTCGACTGGCTGCGCCGGGTGCTGAACTGGGAACAGGACGCCGCCGACCCGGCGCAGTTCCTCCAGTCGCTGCGCTGCGACCTGGCCGAGACGCAGATCCAGGTGGTCGCCGAGGGGCGGCAGGTCGTGCTGCCGGCCGGCGCCACCCCGGTCGACCTGGCCTACGAGCTGGGCAGCGAACGCGGCGACCACTGCCTGGCGGCTCGGATCAACGGCCGGCTGGCCCCGCTCTCCTCGCAACTCGCCGAGGGCGACGTGGTGGAGATCTTCACCGAGACCGACGCGGAGGGTGGCGACGCCGCGCCGCGCGGGCCGCGCCGGGAGTGGCTCGGGTTCGTGAAGTCGCCGCACGCGCAGATGCAGATCAACCGGTGGTTCGCCGAGCACACCGAGCCGGGCATCACGATCAGCGACAAGGTCCGCCTCGGCCGGGCCACCATCGGGCTCGCCCTGCGCCAGCACAACCGGGGCCTGGCCAGCGACCTGCCGCTGCTGCGACTCTCCGAGGAACTCGGCTACCCCGACCTGGAGACCATGCTGGTCGCGGTCTTCGACCGGGTGATCGAGCCGGACGCCGTGGTACGCCAGCTCATCGACCTGGTGGACCACCGGCAGTGA
- the qcrA gene encoding cytochrome bc1 complex Rieske iron-sulfur subunit translates to MSTHTEHQAQQGREPLDVNTPGLTRFDIVREGARRDDIEIVHYEPQVVPGSKAERRLTRTVAAMFLLTGLAATAFLIIYIWWPWEYAPGRGGDKWYTPLLGVTLGVALLGIGFGILTWGKKLLPKEVSIQDRHEGAVSADDRTITGQTMLYMADELGVKRRPLLGISLLAGLAPVGAVVAAPLVGGLISDPHKNNQMFTTGFAPAEGGQKIRLVREDGRPVRPADISSGGQLTVFPGIDHGVSNRHADSPTLLIHLRDSDAQESRRANEREGHGDYMWGNYAAFSKICTHAGCPASLYEQQTNRLLCPCHQSQFLITDNARPIFGPASRRLPQLPIEVDAEGYFVAKSDYTETVGPDFWERP, encoded by the coding sequence ATGAGCACGCACACCGAGCACCAGGCCCAGCAGGGCCGGGAACCGCTCGACGTGAACACCCCCGGGCTGACCCGTTTCGACATCGTCCGCGAGGGCGCGCGGCGGGACGACATCGAGATCGTCCACTACGAGCCGCAGGTCGTCCCGGGCAGCAAGGCCGAGCGCCGGCTGACCCGTACCGTCGCGGCGATGTTCCTGCTGACCGGTCTGGCCGCGACCGCGTTCCTGATCATCTACATCTGGTGGCCCTGGGAGTACGCGCCGGGCCGCGGCGGCGACAAGTGGTACACCCCGCTGCTCGGCGTCACCCTGGGCGTGGCCCTGCTCGGCATCGGCTTCGGCATCCTGACCTGGGGCAAGAAGCTGCTGCCCAAGGAGGTCTCGATCCAGGACCGGCACGAGGGCGCGGTCTCCGCGGACGACCGCACCATCACCGGCCAGACCATGCTCTACATGGCCGACGAGCTGGGCGTGAAGCGCCGGCCGCTGCTCGGCATCTCGCTGCTGGCCGGCCTCGCGCCGGTCGGCGCGGTCGTCGCGGCGCCGCTGGTCGGCGGTCTGATCTCCGACCCGCACAAGAACAACCAGATGTTCACCACCGGGTTCGCGCCGGCCGAGGGTGGCCAGAAAATCCGGCTGGTCCGCGAGGACGGCCGGCCGGTCCGCCCGGCGGACATCAGCTCCGGTGGCCAGCTCACCGTGTTCCCCGGCATCGACCACGGCGTGAGCAACCGGCACGCCGACTCGCCGACCCTGCTGATCCACCTGCGCGACTCGGACGCGCAGGAGTCGCGCCGGGCCAACGAGCGCGAGGGCCACGGCGACTACATGTGGGGCAACTACGCCGCGTTCTCCAAGATCTGCACGCACGCCGGTTGCCCGGCGAGCCTGTACGAGCAGCAGACCAACCGTCTGCTCTGCCCGTGCCACCAGTCGCAGTTCCTGATCACCGACAACGCCCGGCCCATCTTCGGTCCGGCCAGCCGGCGGCTGCCGCAGTTGCCGATCGAGGTGGACGCCGAGGGCTACTTCGTGGCGAAGTCCGACTACACCGAAACCGTCGGGCCCGACTTCTGGGAGCGGCCGTGA
- a CDS encoding Lrp/AsnC family transcriptional regulator: protein MITAIVLIDCATDSIPEVAEALADLPGVSEVYSVAGHVDLIAMVRVREFDQIEQVIAGRISKVPGVLNTESHIAFRAYSQHDLEEAFAIGLANAD from the coding sequence GTGATCACCGCGATCGTGCTGATCGACTGCGCCACCGACTCGATCCCCGAGGTGGCCGAGGCCCTGGCCGACCTGCCCGGCGTCAGCGAGGTCTACTCGGTGGCCGGCCACGTCGACCTGATCGCCATGGTCCGGGTACGCGAGTTCGACCAGATCGAGCAGGTCATCGCCGGGCGCATCTCCAAGGTGCCGGGCGTGCTGAACACCGAGTCGCACATCGCCTTCCGGGCGTACTCCCAGCACGACCTGGAGGAGGCGTTCGCGATCGGCCTGGCCAACGCCGACTGA
- the ctaE gene encoding aa3-type cytochrome oxidase subunit III, with protein sequence MTAAPAIDKSRIHSLTRPNMVSVGTIVWLSSELMFFAALFAMYFSIRAAAPEQWAEHTEHLNIPYATTFTVILVLSSVTCQLGVFAAEKGDVHALRRWFTITFVMGLIFVLGQLNEYRELVHEGIKINEDGYGSMFYLTTGFHGLHVTGGLVAFIIFMIRTTMGRFTPAQATSAIVVSYYWHFVDVVWIGLYAMIYWLQ encoded by the coding sequence GTGACTGCGGCCCCAGCCATTGACAAGAGCCGGATCCACTCCCTGACCCGACCCAACATGGTCAGCGTCGGGACGATCGTGTGGCTCTCCAGCGAACTCATGTTCTTCGCGGCGCTGTTCGCGATGTACTTCTCCATCCGCGCGGCGGCGCCGGAGCAGTGGGCGGAGCACACCGAGCACCTCAACATCCCGTACGCGACCACCTTCACGGTGATCCTGGTGTTGTCCTCGGTGACCTGCCAGCTCGGTGTGTTCGCCGCCGAGAAGGGTGACGTCCACGCCCTGCGGCGCTGGTTCACGATCACCTTCGTGATGGGCCTGATCTTCGTGCTCGGTCAGCTCAACGAGTACCGCGAGCTGGTGCACGAGGGCATCAAGATCAACGAAGACGGTTACGGGTCGATGTTCTACCTGACCACCGGCTTCCACGGTCTGCACGTGACCGGTGGTCTGGTCGCCTTCATCATCTTCATGATCCGCACCACCATGGGCCGGTTCACCCCGGCGCAGGCCACGTCCGCGATCGTCGTGTCGTACTACTGGCACTTCGTCGACGTGGTGTGGATCGGGCTCTACGCCATGATCTACTGGCTTCAGTGA
- a CDS encoding helix-turn-helix domain-containing protein, whose amino-acid sequence MSDRSCTILLYSDDPQVRDRMRLAVGTRPAPGLQVEFVEASDYAECVRLVDDYEIDLLLLDGEASPGGGLGIARQIKDDREDSPPTCVVIARAADRWLAAYAEVDATLVHPLDPVTTGTTVAELLRTHAPA is encoded by the coding sequence ATGAGCGATCGTTCGTGCACCATCCTGCTCTACAGCGACGACCCGCAGGTCCGTGACCGGATGCGGCTCGCCGTGGGCACCCGACCCGCGCCCGGCCTTCAGGTCGAGTTCGTCGAGGCCAGCGACTACGCCGAGTGCGTCCGGCTGGTCGACGACTACGAGATCGACCTGCTGCTGCTCGACGGCGAGGCCAGTCCGGGCGGCGGCCTCGGCATCGCCCGGCAGATCAAGGACGACCGCGAGGACTCTCCCCCGACCTGCGTGGTCATCGCCCGTGCCGCCGACCGATGGCTCGCCGCGTACGCCGAGGTCGACGCCACCCTGGTGCACCCGCTCGACCCGGTGACCACCGGCACCACGGTGGCCGAGCTGCTGCGGACGCACGCCCCCGCCTGA
- a CDS encoding cytochrome c oxidase assembly protein — MLHVDRISAATSVAALPGGEPTPPPFTVTSVFTETRLDSWLAVGLVLAAGVYLYGVHRLRMRGDRWPVSRTVFFLGPGLGGIALVTVSGLHAYDTALLSVHMVQHMVLSMISPIFLALGAPMTLALRTLPQRPRKRLLAIVHSRIARIYSFPLVAFAIFVVNPFALYFTDLYRFTLEHVWAHELVHAHFIMTGCVFFWPLLGLDPLPGRWPYPARALLMLLSVPFHTVLGLTIMQSSTLFGGDWYPSLGLSWADPWDDQVLAGGILWAGGEFVSVTMLAVLVVQWMKQAERESRRIDRELDRQEARQRAAESAA, encoded by the coding sequence GTGCTGCACGTCGATCGGATCTCCGCCGCCACCTCGGTCGCCGCCCTGCCGGGAGGTGAGCCGACCCCGCCGCCGTTCACCGTCACCTCGGTGTTCACCGAGACCCGGCTGGACAGCTGGCTCGCCGTCGGCCTGGTGCTGGCCGCCGGCGTCTACCTCTACGGGGTGCACCGGCTGCGGATGCGCGGCGACCGGTGGCCGGTCTCCCGGACGGTCTTCTTCCTCGGCCCCGGCCTGGGCGGTATCGCGTTGGTCACGGTCAGCGGCCTGCACGCGTACGACACCGCGCTGCTGTCGGTGCACATGGTGCAGCACATGGTGCTGTCGATGATCTCGCCGATCTTCCTCGCCCTGGGCGCCCCGATGACGCTGGCCCTGCGCACCCTGCCGCAGCGGCCGCGCAAGCGGCTGCTGGCGATCGTGCACAGCCGGATCGCGCGGATCTACAGCTTCCCGCTGGTGGCGTTCGCCATCTTCGTGGTGAACCCGTTCGCGCTCTACTTCACCGACCTCTACCGGTTCACCCTGGAGCACGTCTGGGCGCACGAGCTGGTGCACGCGCACTTCATCATGACCGGCTGCGTGTTCTTCTGGCCGCTGCTCGGCCTCGACCCGCTGCCCGGCCGCTGGCCGTACCCGGCGCGGGCCTTGCTGATGCTGCTCTCGGTGCCGTTCCACACCGTGCTCGGGCTCACCATCATGCAGAGCAGCACGCTCTTCGGCGGCGACTGGTACCCGTCGCTCGGGCTCAGCTGGGCCGACCCGTGGGACGACCAGGTGCTCGCCGGCGGCATCCTGTGGGCCGGTGGCGAGTTCGTCAGTGTGACCATGCTCGCCGTGCTGGTCGTGCAGTGGATGAAGCAGGCCGAGCGGGAATCCCGCCGGATCGACCGCGAGCTGGACCGCCAGGAGGCCCGCCAGCGCGCCGCGGAGTCCGCCGCCTGA
- a CDS encoding NUDIX hydrolase, which yields MIPRSRATGRAVAYQVFYRLPLPLRRRLVRLAVPKYIVGAVTLVHDAEAEGAGRLLLLRQPPGNGWTLPAGLLQRGEAPVVGAARELFEESGIRLSPRQLTPAVPNAVVHAKGWVDVVFTAEVPASTTELTVDGAEVFEAAWHPLDDLPRLTWPTARLLAYYGIGPLAGQFPPPVPDTTP from the coding sequence ATGATCCCCCGCTCGCGCGCCACCGGACGGGCCGTCGCCTACCAGGTCTTCTACCGGCTGCCGCTACCGCTGCGCCGCCGCCTGGTCCGGCTGGCCGTGCCGAAGTACATCGTCGGCGCGGTGACCCTGGTCCACGACGCCGAGGCCGAGGGGGCGGGCCGGCTGCTGCTGCTGCGCCAGCCACCCGGCAACGGCTGGACGCTCCCGGCCGGGCTGCTCCAGCGCGGCGAGGCGCCGGTGGTCGGCGCGGCCCGGGAACTGTTCGAGGAGTCCGGCATCCGGCTCTCGCCCCGCCAGCTCACACCGGCCGTGCCGAACGCGGTGGTGCACGCCAAGGGCTGGGTGGACGTGGTGTTCACCGCCGAGGTGCCGGCGTCGACCACCGAACTGACAGTGGACGGCGCGGAGGTCTTCGAGGCGGCCTGGCACCCGCTGGACGACCTGCCCCGGCTGACCTGGCCGACGGCGCGCCTGCTCGCCTACTACGGCATCGGCCCGCTGGCCGGGCAGTTCCCGCCGCCGGTCCCGGACACCACACCGTGA